From a single Pirellulaceae bacterium genomic region:
- a CDS encoding DUF1571 domain-containing protein — translation MPESSRPRTRSITGNRAGRWVVALVILLAVGVGGWLWRWRQVAPESEITKPYHQAPDQAQRAPSESLPTDVHPLDPALDFARQVRDRMIRDIHDYTAKIIKRERIKGKLGSEDYMQVKIRHADFAAQPPIPFSVFLRNVEPSSAAGREVIWIRGQNDDKLLTHQFGLTLKLPTDGMLACLGSPGIGICKGLELASC, via the coding sequence ATGCCTGAATCATCGCGGCCAAGAACTCGTTCGATTACTGGCAATCGAGCTGGACGCTGGGTTGTGGCGCTGGTCATTTTACTAGCTGTTGGCGTCGGCGGATGGTTGTGGCGTTGGCGGCAGGTGGCTCCCGAATCTGAGATTACCAAGCCATACCATCAGGCGCCCGATCAAGCGCAGCGTGCGCCCTCCGAAAGTCTGCCCACGGATGTCCATCCGCTAGATCCCGCGCTTGATTTCGCTCGACAAGTGAGAGATCGCATGATACGCGATATCCACGACTACACCGCTAAAATCATTAAACGCGAAAGAATCAAAGGCAAACTGGGCTCTGAAGATTACATGCAGGTCAAAATTCGTCACGCGGATTTTGCTGCTCAGCCGCCGATTCCGTTTTCGGTGTTTTTGAGGAATGTCGAGCCGAGTTCTGCGGCTGGCCGCGAGGTGATTTGGATTCGTGGTCAGAACGACGACAAACTGCTGACGCACCAGTTCGGTTTGACACTCAAGCTGCCAACGGACGGAATGTTGGCCTGTCTTGGTTCACCGGGAATCGGAATTTGCAAGGGGTTAGAGTTAGCGAGTTGTTGA
- a CDS encoding neutral/alkaline non-lysosomal ceramidase N-terminal domain-containing protein: MSLTSKLIQAAHNFRLSDKHIWKLWPRVNCAVTIGALCIVLIACSLTACAGGPQDSSAPPDAATNLSQWHVGTGRAKITPREPMWMAGYASRNAPFQDVLQDLWAKALCLQDAQENRLLLVTLDLVGINRQLSQEICQRLQERHGLQRSQIVLSTSHTHSGPVVGKNLRPMYSYQLSAGQQQQIVDYSGWLQEQILQAAQQAVDSRQPAALSWGSGTATFATNRRNNAEPEVPKLRTAGQLVGPVDHSVPVLVVTSAQQSPLAIVFGYACHATVLSGYRISGDYPGFAQAELEQQYPGCTAMFWAGCGADQNPLPRRTEELAQHYGQQLAVAVQSVLRTHELQVITGPIRHQYREVPLAFAHIPSREQLVEQTQSANIYEKMRAQLLLEDVDAGQPLSPAYPYPVQTWQFQAGPQWVHLGGEVVVDYAARIKSQFHGSRTWVTGYANDVMAYIPSVRVLREGGYEGATAMIYYGLPSSWSENVEQEIMAEVTAQLGN, from the coding sequence ATGTCGCTTACATCGAAGTTGATCCAGGCGGCACACAACTTCCGTCTATCTGACAAACATATTTGGAAACTTTGGCCGAGGGTGAATTGCGCAGTGACCATCGGCGCGCTGTGTATCGTCCTGATTGCGTGCAGTCTCACTGCCTGCGCTGGCGGCCCACAAGATTCAAGTGCACCGCCTGATGCGGCAACGAACCTGTCGCAGTGGCACGTAGGCACTGGTCGTGCGAAAATTACGCCACGTGAACCGATGTGGATGGCGGGCTATGCCAGCCGCAATGCGCCGTTCCAAGATGTGCTGCAGGACTTGTGGGCCAAAGCGCTGTGCCTGCAGGACGCTCAAGAGAATCGGCTGTTGCTGGTAACCCTTGACCTGGTTGGCATCAATCGTCAGCTGTCCCAAGAGATTTGCCAGCGCTTGCAAGAGCGACACGGGCTGCAGCGCAGTCAAATCGTCTTGTCCACGTCACATACGCACTCTGGGCCGGTGGTTGGCAAAAACCTGCGCCCCATGTATTCCTATCAGTTGAGTGCTGGGCAACAGCAGCAGATTGTGGATTACAGCGGTTGGCTGCAAGAACAGATATTGCAGGCGGCTCAGCAGGCGGTTGACAGCCGCCAGCCCGCCGCACTGTCCTGGGGTAGCGGCACGGCGACCTTCGCAACCAATCGCCGCAATAACGCTGAGCCTGAAGTGCCCAAATTGCGAACTGCCGGGCAACTGGTTGGCCCGGTCGATCATAGCGTGCCGGTCTTGGTTGTCACCAGCGCCCAGCAGTCGCCACTAGCTATCGTGTTCGGCTATGCTTGCCATGCAACGGTCCTATCCGGCTACCGCATCTCTGGAGATTATCCGGGATTTGCGCAGGCGGAGCTCGAACAACAATATCCTGGATGTACCGCTATGTTTTGGGCTGGCTGCGGAGCGGATCAAAATCCGTTGCCACGGCGCACCGAAGAGCTTGCTCAGCATTACGGCCAACAGCTTGCCGTAGCTGTGCAATCCGTACTGAGAACCCATGAGCTGCAGGTGATTACCGGACCAATTCGCCATCAATATCGCGAGGTTCCACTAGCATTTGCGCACATCCCAAGTCGCGAACAGTTGGTCGAGCAGACGCAGTCCGCCAATATTTACGAAAAGATGCGGGCTCAACTGCTGCTGGAGGATGTTGATGCTGGTCAGCCACTCAGCCCCGCCTATCCCTATCCCGTTCAGACCTGGCAGTTTCAGGCTGGCCCACAGTGGGTGCATTTGGGCGGCGAAGTTGTGGTTGACTATGCTGCCAGAATTAAATCGCAATTCCACGGCTCGCGGACCTGGGTCACCGGGTATGCCAATGACGTGATGGCCTATATCCCGTCCGTGCGCGTGCTGCGGGAGGGCGGTTACGAAGGAGCCACCGCGATGATCTACTACGGCCTGCCATCGAGCTGGAGTGAAAACGTCGAACAGGAGATCATGGCTGAAGTGACTGCTCAACTAGGAAACTGA
- a CDS encoding DDE-type integrase/transposase/recombinase, which translates to MKRLLFWLGLAASKFHSWKHRYGMANEHNGQIPRDWWIEEWEKKAIVDYHDQHPLEGYRRLTFMMLDDDIVAVSPSTTYRVLKAARRLDRKNNLPSKNGTGFEQPEKAHKHWHVDISYLNLGGTFYFLISVLDGYSRYIVHWEIREKMEEQDVEVVVARALEKNPGVKPRIISDNGPQFIAKDFKLFIRIFGLSHVRTSPYYPQSNGKLERFHGILKQECIRPSCPATVEEAKRRVHDFVEHYNNVRLNSAIGYITPADKLADLGRVIAAERDRKLEEARKRRELARQTQPRVA; encoded by the coding sequence ATGAAACGCTTGCTGTTCTGGCTCGGACTGGCTGCCAGCAAGTTCCACAGCTGGAAGCATCGCTATGGTATGGCCAATGAGCATAATGGCCAGATACCACGTGATTGGTGGATCGAAGAATGGGAAAAGAAAGCCATCGTCGATTACCACGACCAGCATCCACTAGAAGGCTACCGACGCTTGACGTTCATGATGCTTGATGATGACATCGTGGCTGTCAGCCCGAGCACCACATATCGCGTACTGAAAGCTGCTCGGCGATTGGATCGCAAGAACAATCTGCCCAGCAAGAATGGCACAGGTTTCGAACAACCCGAAAAGGCCCATAAACATTGGCATGTTGACATCAGCTACCTCAATCTAGGAGGTACCTTCTACTTCCTGATATCGGTACTCGATGGCTACAGTCGCTACATTGTCCACTGGGAAATTCGCGAGAAGATGGAGGAGCAGGACGTCGAAGTGGTGGTGGCTCGCGCACTGGAAAAGAATCCTGGTGTCAAGCCGCGAATCATCAGTGACAATGGACCACAGTTCATTGCCAAGGACTTCAAGCTCTTTATCCGGATCTTCGGTCTGAGTCACGTTCGTACGAGTCCCTACTATCCCCAAAGCAACGGCAAGTTGGAAAGGTTCCACGGGATCCTGAAGCAGGAATGCATCCGACCTAGTTGTCCAGCAACGGTGGAAGAAGCAAAACGCCGCGTTCACGATTTCGTCGAACATTACAACAACGTGCGTTTGAATAGCGCGATCGGATATATCACTCCGGCCGACAAACTGGCAGACCTCGGACGTGTGATTGCCGCCGAACGCGATCGCAAGCTGGAAGAAGCGCGAAAGCGCCGCGAACTTGCCCGGCAAACGCAGCCGCGAGTTGCATAG
- a CDS encoding DUF1571 domain-containing protein, translating to MMGNKYPITDIGMLKLAEKLIEKGERDRQLGPCQVEFFENQLVAERHCKLIQITHPEPKPGLDYHLAQIFIDNQWGVPIRFAAYIWPPQPGEPPELEEEYTYLNVELNVGLTDEDFSTANVNYGFPK from the coding sequence ATGATGGGGAACAAATACCCGATCACCGACATCGGCATGTTGAAATTGGCAGAAAAGTTGATCGAGAAAGGAGAACGCGACCGGCAGTTAGGGCCATGCCAGGTCGAGTTTTTCGAAAACCAACTAGTGGCTGAAAGACATTGCAAGCTGATTCAGATAACCCACCCTGAACCCAAGCCAGGCCTGGACTATCACCTGGCCCAGATTTTTATAGACAATCAGTGGGGTGTGCCGATTCGCTTCGCAGCCTACATCTGGCCTCCCCAGCCGGGCGAGCCTCCCGAGCTGGAAGAAGAGTACACCTACCTGAATGTCGAGCTGAATGTGGGGCTGACCGACGAAGATTTTTCTACCGCCAATGTCAATTACGGTTTTCCTAAGTAA
- a CDS encoding GMC family oxidoreductase, with amino-acid sequence MTDQHLTQHDFDYVIIGSGFGGSVSALRLSEKGYRVLVLEKGRWFSQPSDFPKTNWNLRKWMWAPRLGLKGLFKLTFFRHVAVLSGVGVGGGSLVYANTLPVPKSPFFQSGSWQGLADWENELQPFYQLAKRMLGASEHPYLSRGDRVMQELAQEMEIPHAFHKTDVAVYFGQIGQTVPDPYFGGQGPDRTGCNLCGGCMLGCRYNAKNTLDKNYLYLAQRLGCTIQAETEVYDVVPLSADGGNGYRIQYKDSLALLPRRGQVTAKNVVFAGGVLGTMRLLLRLKKTSLPRLSAALGRGVRTNSESLIGVTTYDKKKSFSEGIAIGSIIHIDENRHIEPVKYSSGAGFWRLLMAPMVTGRSLFSRSFKMALDFVRHPINNLRVFLTDDWSKRTHILLYMESIDSTLRFKSSPTGGLMTELEDGPPPTAFNPVAQSIARRVEKIVDGKAMVIASETLFGIPTTAHILGGACMGAGPDQGVVDQYNRVFNYQNMMVCDGSMISANIGVNPSLTITALTERAMSHIPPKSGDAQQSRSQAGYPLTTIQPVAIGLPPAAEQVESN; translated from the coding sequence ATGACGGACCAGCATTTAACCCAGCACGACTTTGATTACGTGATCATTGGCAGCGGTTTTGGTGGATCCGTTTCCGCTCTGCGACTGTCTGAAAAAGGCTATCGTGTGTTGGTCTTGGAAAAGGGAAGGTGGTTTTCGCAGCCGTCGGATTTCCCTAAGACCAACTGGAATCTGCGCAAATGGATGTGGGCACCCAGGTTGGGGCTCAAAGGTCTATTCAAGTTAACCTTTTTTCGCCACGTAGCCGTTTTGAGCGGAGTGGGCGTTGGCGGTGGCTCGCTGGTGTATGCCAACACGCTACCGGTTCCCAAATCACCGTTCTTTCAGTCGGGATCGTGGCAGGGACTGGCTGATTGGGAAAATGAACTCCAGCCCTTTTATCAATTGGCCAAGCGCATGTTGGGGGCGTCCGAACATCCCTATCTCAGTCGCGGCGATCGCGTGATGCAGGAACTGGCGCAGGAAATGGAAATTCCCCATGCGTTTCATAAGACGGATGTTGCAGTGTACTTCGGTCAAATCGGCCAGACAGTTCCCGATCCGTACTTTGGCGGACAAGGTCCCGATCGCACCGGATGCAATCTATGCGGTGGCTGCATGTTGGGATGTCGCTACAACGCTAAGAATACGCTCGACAAGAACTACCTGTATTTGGCTCAACGTCTCGGCTGCACAATCCAAGCCGAGACGGAAGTCTACGACGTTGTGCCGCTGAGCGCAGACGGCGGCAACGGCTACAGAATCCAATACAAGGATTCGCTGGCGCTGCTGCCGCGCAGGGGCCAAGTCACGGCAAAAAACGTCGTGTTTGCGGGCGGCGTGCTGGGAACGATGCGCTTGTTACTCAGGCTGAAAAAGACGTCGCTACCGCGTCTATCGGCAGCGTTGGGTAGGGGCGTGCGCACTAATTCGGAAAGTTTGATTGGCGTTACGACGTACGACAAAAAGAAATCGTTCTCTGAAGGCATCGCCATCGGCTCGATCATCCATATTGACGAAAACCGACATATCGAACCGGTCAAATATTCATCGGGCGCGGGCTTCTGGCGCTTGTTGATGGCACCGATGGTGACCGGACGCTCGCTGTTTAGTCGCAGTTTCAAGATGGCACTCGACTTCGTGCGGCATCCAATAAATAATCTGCGCGTCTTTCTGACCGACGACTGGAGCAAGCGGACGCATATCTTGCTGTACATGGAAAGCATCGACTCGACGTTGCGATTCAAATCGTCACCGACGGGCGGCTTGATGACGGAATTAGAAGACGGTCCGCCGCCAACTGCGTTCAATCCCGTTGCCCAGTCGATAGCGCGCCGCGTGGAAAAGATAGTCGACGGTAAGGCGATGGTTATCGCCAGTGAGACGCTGTTTGGCATTCCCACCACTGCCCACATCTTAGGTGGAGCCTGCATGGGCGCCGGGCCTGATCAGGGAGTCGTCGATCAGTACAATCGCGTATTCAACTACCAGAACATGATGGTTTGCGATGGCAGCATGATTTCGGCAAACATCGGCGTCAATCCTAGCTTGACCATCACGGCACTGACCGAACGCGCGATGAGCCATATTCCGCCTAAGTCAGGCGACGCGCAGCAGTCGCGATCGCAAGCTGGCTATCCGCTGACAACGATTCAACCTGTGGCAATTGGCCTTCCACCAGCGGCGGAACAAGTCGAGTCGAATTAA
- a CDS encoding protein kinase: MDRKLDDHEILEAIIEQFTTQLRAGEFPSIAHYQQQYPELAEEIHELLSSIAIIEQLKSASETRTELRHSLDSVQHLKRIGNYKILHEIGRGGMGVVFAAVHESLGRQVAIKVLPTPLLDGSKHVQRFKREAQSAARLHHTNIVSVYGAGEGEGFHYYVMDFVNGHSLSTVIADLRRASQAAAGESTSSQPADTAFASLRDPAVRYRWAATVAAQLSDALEYAHSADILHRDIKPANILLDQRGAVWITDFGLAKDGSQAEPLTRTGDVVGTPQYMPPESLEGKYDRRSETYAVGLVLYELVTLQPAFSGSSPAELIRAIAGGSSPSIRKSAQAIPSDLATLIDKAIAREPQLRYQSAAELKQDLLAFVQDRPISARRPSVLESLRRWSRRNPLSASLSAVSAALLVLVAATASIGYWSTTKALDEQAEISRSLLQQKTETDSARHQAEENLVQMRAQYDRAESNVALTLTAFEEMFKQLIARGNQATVESDLDTLRELSGVETSLTRQDAEFLDRMVAFYEKFAALNADNERLALESARAYRRVGNIYQLVAQVEPAIEAYEKSLRLLPTAGADAAAEKDLLLARVQTQNELATAQRRAGKHLVAQETNQRSIELLEQSPAIQQDRELRLELARTLSAMGFNYLLLMNAQRPPRPPPPPERLAQRNSDAPEVSADSDRPARLDVAFDPPAGGPPNFDRPGGPGGRRRPGVAGEFGGPDSPRPIGPAPLDPLNLGPPRPGSFGAGQSGPGFNGPGGPGQAGSIDRVRRAWERHNSPYNDRAIEILDRLVQEDPENAEYLSVRASCYLSLAAANFDEDRQIALKQRDLAVQALQQLVERQPQSSEFRFLLALACGLVPQVQDAQDWQLLSRGAELAGQLTSQHPTTPDYHHVHANLKIKQASYLIRDQQLEPALAALRDARSALIQLRSQTNSDRSFIMTDGMLVREMQQLLRAFREHGDSQQATQIDQMLQQLRKARREPAR, encoded by the coding sequence ATGGACCGTAAGCTTGACGATCACGAAATTCTGGAAGCCATCATCGAACAATTTACCACGCAGTTGCGGGCAGGCGAGTTTCCATCGATCGCTCACTACCAGCAACAGTACCCTGAACTGGCTGAAGAGATTCACGAATTATTGTCGTCGATCGCCATCATCGAGCAGCTCAAATCTGCCTCGGAAACTCGCACTGAATTGCGGCATTCACTGGACAGCGTGCAGCACCTGAAGCGGATCGGCAATTACAAAATTCTGCATGAGATCGGCCGCGGCGGTATGGGAGTCGTCTTTGCTGCGGTACACGAGTCGTTGGGGCGTCAGGTGGCCATCAAAGTTCTGCCGACGCCGCTGTTGGATGGTTCGAAACATGTTCAGCGTTTCAAACGCGAAGCGCAATCGGCAGCTCGCTTACACCACACCAATATCGTCAGCGTCTACGGTGCGGGGGAAGGTGAAGGCTTCCATTATTACGTCATGGACTTCGTCAACGGCCACAGCCTGAGCACGGTGATCGCGGACTTGCGGAGAGCTTCTCAGGCCGCAGCTGGCGAGTCAACTTCCTCGCAGCCAGCCGACACAGCGTTTGCCAGTCTGAGAGATCCTGCTGTACGCTATCGTTGGGCGGCCACGGTAGCCGCTCAGTTGTCCGACGCGCTGGAATACGCGCATTCTGCCGACATCTTACATCGCGACATCAAGCCAGCCAACATTCTGCTCGATCAGCGTGGTGCAGTGTGGATCACCGATTTCGGATTGGCCAAAGATGGCTCGCAGGCGGAACCCTTGACTCGTACTGGCGACGTCGTAGGAACCCCCCAGTATATGCCCCCTGAATCCTTGGAAGGCAAGTACGATCGGCGCAGCGAAACGTACGCGGTTGGACTGGTGCTGTACGAGCTGGTAACGCTGCAGCCAGCGTTCAGCGGTAGCTCACCTGCCGAGCTGATCCGTGCGATCGCCGGCGGTTCGAGTCCGTCGATACGCAAGTCGGCACAGGCTATTCCCTCGGACCTCGCGACACTAATCGACAAGGCGATCGCCCGCGAGCCTCAGTTGCGATATCAGTCGGCCGCCGAGTTAAAACAAGATTTGCTGGCGTTCGTTCAGGATCGACCGATTTCTGCGCGACGTCCATCGGTATTGGAAAGTCTGCGGCGGTGGTCGCGGCGCAATCCGCTGTCGGCCAGTTTGTCAGCGGTCTCTGCCGCTCTGTTGGTACTGGTTGCCGCCACGGCGTCGATAGGATATTGGTCGACAACCAAGGCCTTGGACGAACAGGCTGAAATATCACGCTCACTGCTGCAGCAAAAAACCGAGACAGATTCGGCCCGGCATCAAGCCGAAGAAAACCTGGTGCAGATGCGGGCTCAATACGATCGCGCCGAATCTAATGTCGCGCTTACGTTGACGGCGTTTGAAGAGATGTTCAAGCAATTAATTGCCCGTGGCAATCAAGCGACGGTCGAATCCGATCTGGATACACTGCGGGAATTGTCGGGCGTGGAGACTTCACTGACTCGCCAGGACGCCGAATTCTTGGATCGCATGGTTGCTTTTTACGAGAAGTTTGCAGCACTGAATGCGGATAATGAACGACTGGCGCTGGAGTCGGCTCGTGCCTATCGCCGCGTTGGCAACATCTATCAGCTCGTCGCGCAAGTGGAGCCGGCCATTGAAGCGTACGAAAAGTCATTGCGTCTGTTGCCAACCGCCGGTGCAGACGCTGCCGCCGAAAAGGACTTGCTGCTGGCGCGCGTGCAAACGCAAAACGAGCTAGCTACTGCACAGCGCCGAGCTGGCAAGCATTTAGTCGCACAAGAAACCAACCAGCGTTCCATCGAGCTATTGGAGCAGTCACCTGCAATTCAACAGGATCGCGAATTGCGGTTAGAGCTTGCAAGGACACTGAGCGCGATGGGCTTTAACTATTTGCTGTTGATGAATGCTCAACGGCCACCGCGACCTCCACCGCCCCCTGAACGGTTAGCTCAGCGAAATTCGGATGCTCCTGAAGTATCTGCCGATTCAGATCGGCCCGCGCGACTTGACGTCGCATTCGATCCGCCTGCAGGTGGTCCGCCTAATTTTGACCGGCCAGGGGGACCAGGCGGTCGCCGTCGTCCCGGAGTAGCCGGAGAGTTTGGTGGTCCGGATAGTCCACGCCCCATCGGTCCAGCTCCCCTGGATCCCCTGAATCTTGGCCCACCGCGCCCAGGCTCGTTTGGCGCGGGGCAAAGCGGTCCTGGGTTTAATGGGCCTGGCGGACCAGGTCAAGCCGGCTCGATCGACCGCGTGCGCCGCGCTTGGGAGCGGCACAATAGCCCCTATAACGATCGCGCAATCGAGATTTTAGACCGCTTGGTCCAGGAAGATCCAGAAAACGCCGAATACCTGTCGGTGCGAGCCAGTTGTTACCTTAGCTTGGCAGCAGCCAATTTCGATGAAGATCGACAGATCGCACTCAAGCAGCGAGATCTGGCTGTCCAGGCGCTCCAGCAGCTTGTCGAACGCCAGCCGCAGAGCAGCGAGTTTCGCTTTTTGTTGGCTTTAGCCTGCGGGTTGGTACCTCAAGTCCAGGATGCTCAGGACTGGCAGTTGTTGTCGCGCGGCGCGGAACTGGCTGGACAATTAACCAGCCAACATCCGACCACTCCCGACTACCATCATGTGCACGCCAACCTTAAGATCAAACAGGCTAGTTATTTGATTCGCGATCAGCAATTGGAGCCGGCCCTGGCAGCACTTCGCGATGCGCGTTCGGCACTCATCCAATTGAGGAGTCAGACCAATTCCGATCGCTCGTTTATAATGACTGATGGTATGCTGGTCCGTGAAATGCAGCAATTACTGCGGGCCTTCCGAGAGCACGGGGACTCGCAGCAGGCGACTCAGATCGATCAGATGCTACAACAACTTCGCAAGGCCAGGCGCGAGCCGGCGCGTTGA
- a CDS encoding sigma-70 family RNA polymerase sigma factor produces MDTFDSQPSPLPEQDQIIHALKSEREQALARFFQSARPRLKRIAGFRLDHRLGGRVSDSDVLQETFVRAAQRLDHFLTQPALPFFVWLRMELNQKLHEIHRHHLTTAKRDARMEVGLPHNQGGGDTSLAIAAQLVASLTSPSRAVQKAEQIAFVQQSLNQLPELDREVIALRHFEELSNAEVAQVLGIDSSAASKRYLRALKRLQEIISQLRGDDGP; encoded by the coding sequence ATGGATACATTCGATAGTCAACCCAGCCCATTGCCCGAACAAGATCAGATCATTCACGCTTTGAAGTCCGAGCGCGAGCAAGCGCTGGCTCGATTCTTTCAGTCTGCCCGCCCACGGCTCAAGCGAATCGCCGGCTTTCGGCTGGATCACCGACTCGGCGGTCGCGTGTCGGACTCGGACGTGCTGCAAGAGACGTTTGTTCGCGCTGCCCAGCGGTTGGACCATTTCTTGACACAGCCCGCGTTGCCTTTCTTCGTGTGGTTGCGCATGGAATTGAACCAGAAGCTGCACGAAATCCATCGTCATCATTTAACCACTGCCAAGCGCGACGCGCGCATGGAAGTTGGACTGCCGCACAATCAGGGTGGCGGTGATACGTCGCTGGCCATTGCCGCTCAACTGGTGGCCAGTTTGACATCGCCTAGCCGAGCCGTTCAAAAGGCGGAACAGATAGCCTTTGTTCAGCAATCGCTCAATCAACTACCTGAGCTAGATCGCGAGGTCATCGCTCTGCGGCATTTTGAAGAGCTATCTAATGCCGAGGTGGCTCAAGTATTGGGTATCGACTCGTCAGCCGCCAGCAAGCGTTACTTACGAGCCCTCAAGCGACTGCAAGAAATCATCAGTCAACTGCGAGGTGACGATGGACCGTAA
- a CDS encoding enoyl-CoA hydratase/isomerase family protein, translating into MIDVKVAGQVGTIVLQRPERCNALDSQMLGRLAQALGDLHQERRVRGIVLAGAGAHFCAGMDLKHWHMQLNQNDAMQYWMADAQALQALILQMMQLPKPIVAAVDGVAIGSGLALVLASDLVVASHRATFSAATSKRGLVSGLVAPLAAFRGGASLAANLLIGGAQLTASDAKVHGLVHHVVDAEMIWVRAVHWIEKIAEGAAESTLMTKRVLNEMVGEQLACQLASGAAALATSLTTEAAAEGLAAFVDKRPAQFPS; encoded by the coding sequence ATGATTGACGTTAAGGTAGCGGGCCAAGTGGGCACAATCGTCCTGCAGCGACCGGAGCGCTGTAACGCGCTTGATAGCCAGATGCTGGGAAGGTTGGCACAGGCCTTGGGTGATCTGCATCAGGAGCGTCGAGTGCGCGGCATCGTACTGGCTGGAGCCGGTGCCCACTTTTGCGCTGGCATGGACCTCAAGCATTGGCACATGCAACTGAACCAAAACGACGCTATGCAGTACTGGATGGCCGACGCGCAGGCTCTACAAGCGCTCATTTTGCAAATGATGCAATTGCCCAAGCCCATCGTGGCTGCGGTGGATGGAGTGGCCATCGGCAGCGGATTGGCACTAGTCCTGGCCAGCGATTTGGTGGTGGCTAGTCATCGAGCCACATTCAGTGCAGCGACCAGCAAGCGCGGTCTGGTATCCGGTTTGGTAGCCCCCCTAGCGGCGTTTCGCGGCGGTGCCTCGCTAGCCGCCAATCTACTGATTGGTGGCGCACAATTGACCGCGTCAGATGCCAAGGTACATGGGTTGGTGCATCACGTCGTCGATGCGGAAATGATCTGGGTGCGAGCTGTCCATTGGATTGAAAAGATAGCGGAAGGCGCTGCCGAATCTACTCTGATGACCAAACGCGTCCTGAATGAAATGGTCGGCGAGCAACTGGCGTGTCAACTGGCATCCGGTGCCGCCGCATTAGCCACGTCACTCACGACTGAAGCGGCCGCCGAAGGACTTGCAGCCTTCGTCGACAAACGTCCAGCTCAGTTTCCTAGTTGA
- a CDS encoding transposase: MGQTRRNFGAEQKAEVVRRHLKDKVAVSDLADELGIQPSQIHQWVNAVLAQAEQAFVGKGGRRVKSAAKLEDAKQRQIKRLEEKLQLKNEVISELMEENVKAKKENGDL, encoded by the coding sequence ATGGGACAAACAAGACGTAATTTTGGTGCAGAGCAGAAGGCGGAAGTGGTCCGTCGGCATTTGAAGGACAAGGTAGCGGTCAGCGATCTGGCCGACGAGCTGGGCATTCAGCCGAGCCAGATCCATCAATGGGTGAATGCCGTTCTTGCGCAGGCTGAGCAGGCGTTTGTGGGTAAGGGTGGTCGTCGCGTGAAGTCGGCGGCGAAGCTGGAAGATGCCAAACAACGTCAGATCAAGCGGCTTGAGGAGAAGCTGCAGCTGAAGAATGAGGTGATCTCCGAACTCATGGAAGAGAACGTCAAGGCAAAAAAAGAAAATGGGGACCTGTGA